The following proteins come from a genomic window of Acidimicrobiia bacterium:
- a CDS encoding formimidoylglutamate deiminase, which yields ADFVALDVEGSIRLAGAADSDLVDHVVFAAAPSDVTEVVVGGRPVVSAGRHVAGDVAAMLARAISRVRR from the coding sequence GCCGACTTCGTGGCGCTCGACGTCGAGGGCTCGATCCGACTGGCGGGTGCCGCAGATTCCGATCTCGTGGACCATGTCGTGTTCGCGGCGGCGCCGAGCGACGTCACGGAGGTCGTCGTCGGAGGGCGCCCCGTGGTGTCCGCCGGAAGACATGTGGCAGGCGACGTGGCCGCCATGCTCGCTCGAGCGATCTCCCGGGTGCGCCGGTAG